From the Manihot esculenta cultivar AM560-2 chromosome 14, M.esculenta_v8, whole genome shotgun sequence genome, the window AGGTTATATCTTATGTCTTGAGTCAAAAAGTGAAGCCTTTCTCTATACAGTTGAAGTAATTTATTACTTGCTTGCAAGGATTATTTGTTCAACTGTTGACCCTAATGTATCTCTCCCTCCCCTAGTCTCCTTTTTACACTCAAATCAAAGCCATAGATAAATTGCAAATTGGAAATTTGGATAGTAAGTTCCATCTCTGATAGTTGCTGTTCTTTCATAGACTTCCATTTACCATGTTGGTGCTGCAAAAAGCTGTGAAGATGGTATGGAGTCTTCCTGAAGTTATGAGAGTTGCATATGCATTCATGCTAGTTATGCTTTTATGGATGGGAATATGGTCTTTTGGAGCAGCTGGTGTTGTGGCAGCAAGCATGGAGGAAGGTGGACGCTGGTGGCTTCTTGTGGTGAGCTGGCAAGTTTTGCTCTTTATTCCATCTTCTGTCCCTGGATGAGAACTGCAACTGAGTTCTATTGGAACATCCCTTAACTACAGTCTAATTTGTAGATGCTAGATACACTTTTTATGCTGTTAATTGCATATGCAGGTTCTCTCAGTAAGCTTATTCTGGACGGGTGCTGTTCTCTGTAACACTGTACATGTTATAGTGTCTGGGATGGTGTTCCTTGTTCTTATTCACGGTGGTCGAGAAGCAGCATCAATGCCTCCTAATCCATTGGTGAAGTCTCTAAGGTATGCTGTGACAACATCTTTTGGCAGCATTTGCTATGGATCATTGTTCACAGCTGCAATTAGGACATTGCGGTGGGAGGTAGGTTTTGCctgtgtttgcttttgatttaacTGGTTTATTAGCTTGTATCTTATTGTTACCCTTTTTTTCCTGCCCTGTCCGTCTTCTTAACTCAAAGTATATTTTAGATCAGGGGATTGCGGTCAAAGATAGGCAGGAACGAGTGCTTGCTTTGTTgtgttgattttatgtttcatCTCGTGGAGACACTTGTCCGGTTTTTTAACAAATATGCCTTTGTCCAGGTATTCTCTGTCAAAGTTTTATCTCTTGTAAAAACTTTTAATATGAAAGTCTATAAGATTTTGGTAAGATGCCATCTATGACTACCGTGTAGCCCtagaatgaaaaaaatttcaGGACAGAGAAATTCTTGCAAGAACTTAAAACATTCTCCTTTTTTTAATAAGCTTATTCCACAAATAGACAATATTAAGCTCCTATTTGTCTTAAGATGCTATTTTTTTTTGACATATATTGCACTTGTGTTGTTTAATACTCATCATCTTAGGGCTTTTAAAAAGTTGTGATAGTTTTTCATATGAGAAATGCCTTTTATCTGCTCCAGGGGTTGAAGATTTTGTCACAATGAAATCTCTGACGTTTATTCCTCTGCCCAATTTATATTCTAGGAAAGTGATAAACTCTTTGACCTGAGCAAAGGAAAAGTAACTTAATTGAGGAGATAGTACAAGAATGACTTCTGGGGCAGAACATAAAAGCAACCTGGTAGCATCTCTCAATTTTGGAGATTGTTGTACGTCAGTCCTCTATCTTCAAGTTCTTACCATAAAATCTCTTTATACAAAAACCCtcttctttaaaaatattacataaaagtCCCTCTAATTTAAAAATGTTACATAAAAACCCTCATCTTTAGAAGTGTTACATAAAAATTCCTTAGAGGCAGTGTCATGGtgtaaaaataataacttaaaaAATCAAAAGTACTGTATAAAATAGTAATTCATTCTCTCTCCTTACACTCTTTCTCTCTTTGTGCTAAGGTGTGTGAGAGATAATATTATGAAtatcttatgtggcttttttattttctaatttttttttttaacattggGGCATCCTGTATCAGTTATGCTACAGAAATGAACAATAAACTGCCTGAGGGATTTTTATGTAACATTTTTAAAGATGAGGGATTTTGTGGTAACAAATTAAAGATGAAAGACTGAAGTGTAACAACCTCCAAACTTGAAGGATGGCTAATATAAATTGTCCTGATTTCAGATATGGTTCCAGTTTCCAAGTTTTGCaacaagaaaaacaaaaattaaaaaaaaaaaatctagaaaCTGCAAAAATAGTGGTCTTTCTACTCGCTGAGGTGCTGAAGGATAATAAGCAGGCTGGGGTTGTGCCATTGGGGATTCCAGTTGGAGATGTAGGACACATCACTTTTTGGAGTTTCCAATGGATTTGCCTCATGATACATTTCTCCATTTACTTATGGTACTCCAGTCCTTCTGGGGCATCTGACTATTGGAATTTACATCCTATCCTGTTTCCTTCATTTATATCCCATTTCCTTGTCCTTAACTGCTGACTATGTTTCCACCTTGGATTGTAGGTAAGATAGAGTTCAGTAGAAGTGTTTTCATTTTGGAATttgattattgttattattatttgctAATAAATAGTTGAATTCACATTAATAACTGGTAATTATTGCAACATTAATGGCAATAGCTTAATCGATTTGTTTCTTCAGATAGCTGTTTATGGCAAAAGTTTTAACCATTCAGCAAGGGATGCCTGGGAATTATTTCAATCAACTGGAGTTGAAGCAATTGTGGCATACGATTGTTCAGGTGCTGTTTTGCTGATGGGAACACTTCTGAGTGGGCTAATCACAGGAACATGCTCAGGCGTGTGGACTCATATCAAGTGGAGTAGTGACAGTGTAACCATGATAGGATCCACTGCAATGTTGATGGGAATGGTCTTGGTAAGTTCTATTTCTTGCCTGCTGTTCATCTTTTTTGCTAACTGCTCTGTTATCCCATAGTGAATTGGAAGGGTCTATTCCATATATCTGTTGCTGGCGTAATTTAAAGGATATGCAGTTTCCTTTTCTAGGTTGTTTACATGTTGAATTTCTGGAATTGTGTTTCAATGTAGCAACTAGCAAGTTGCATTTTTCAGTTTTATATAAACAGCAAGTATCACCTCCAACCTGCGTTTGCAACTGATGGTAGCCATGTTTTTTATGAAGTACTCATCCTGGAAGGAAAATGAAGCATGCATCTTGTTTATACAGCAAATGTTTGTCATTCAGTTGCATGAACATTTTAGCAGAATGAGAGACCCTGCGTTTCAAACACACTTCATCAGACTCTCTTTCAAGGATAAGTTGCATCTTATTCCATGTTGATGCTTGATAGAGGTTTTTGATGATCCTTCCATTGCTGTAGCCAGCCATTTATTAACATATAATTGGTTTGAATGTGACTTGCACCCTGGCATGATTCTATTTCTTGTTTGCACCTATGTGGACATTGATAATTAACATGAGGGATATGCTCCAGGTTGGAGTAGCCATGGTTGTGGTTGAGAGTGCTGTTACATCCATATATATCTGCTATGCGGAAGACCCGTTGTTGATTCACAGATGGGATGCTGAATTCTTCAACCAGTTGTCTGAGACTCTGCACCAGCGTCTACAATATAGGAGTGACCGAGCGAGGGAAGTATTGACCCACAGTCGATTTGATAATCACGTACAAGAAACTGTCAGTGTCTGATATTTACTGTACTCGATTTATTGATCCAAGTAAGTCAATCTTGTATTTATGTTGGAGTTATGTAGACTTACTGTTCAAGCATTTTATTGATCAAGAAATGATTCTTCATCCAACTATCTCTATTTATTCCATACTGGTTTCAATTCGCATGCCCTCGTCAACTAAAATCCAATACAAACTCTGATGATAATAAACTAGGACTCTCGTTGAGTGAATTTAAAGAAATGCGCAGATGGGAAAGATAGGCCTCAATTGTAAACCACAAGGGCACGTGACATCAGCATCCCCGCCCAAATGCAGAAGAAATTAAAACTCCCCCATTCCCCATCCCCTAGATAATTAACTCCAGGCTGTAGAGGTGACCAAGCAGATGTGCCACATCATCAACTGAATTGTACGATTGCCACATAAGATGCGTAACAGAAaagcaatttaaaattaattatttggcaggtatataaaaaataataaacaaataaatgtaAGGCTGCTGCGACACGCCGCTCCAAATCCAAAATCGAAAGCAAAAGCCTAATATTTGGGCAGCTTAGCTTAGCTACAAGATCTTAAGTAGTTCCTTTTAAGCATTACCCTTATTTTATTTAACCCACACCCTCAACCATAAAAAGAAACAACtgttaaaacaataaaaaaagtaccctttctaaatatttttatattattaaatacagCAGCCAATAACAAAAGCTTAACTTCTtacaggagaaaaaaaaaagaaccgcTTTTTCTTCTTGGAAAAACACCTTTCATATATATTTCGTATATATTGTGATTCGGCCTCGTACTAAATTTCAGTATTGCACCTGCTTATAAATTTCAATTgagtgtattttatttttaatttaaattaatctaaaacttccataaaagtTCAATTTAGTcagaaataagaaaaaaaattagctttttaatttttgaaataaatgaagaaatttaactttaaattttaatttttaatctaaaTTAATCTTAAATTAAAATCTACGTGCTAATTTGGATAAAATGTTACAATTGGATTAAATTAAACATCTCCTTAAGATAAACTTGTGGTTGTAATCCTATATTTTTCACTCTTCAATGATCCTTCTGACCTTCTCTACCAACTATAGAAGGGCCAAGGTCAACGGCTTGAGATTATAATGTTCAGTAGGTTTGAGCTTACGATTGAATTTATGATCTATGGGACTTGAGGTTTTAAAGATAAGTTTGATAAGTTACCTTGAATTTCTAATACCCTCTACTCTAGTATGGAGGGAAAGTGATAAAAGTTGGATTTGATGAAATTATTACTCTATTTGAgatgagataaaataaaataaaataaaatatttaaaatatgattttataagataaaatttttcatatttgtaATTGTTGTCAAGGAAGTGACTGTTTCTagtttaattttgttatttgtaatttaatttatttcaatttatagttaatttttatttattgcaagttataatttataatttattgttatttatttgatataattaatatttttattatataactaTAGTAAACTTGAGTTCTTAATTTATAGTCTATAGGTTACAAATGTTTGATATAACTGATTAGATGTGAAATTCAAATTActtataaaagaaaatggaatattaaaaagtttatggagaaagaaaaatacaacaatttaactttattttttttaattttcaataaatttaatgattttttaataattgttaatgataaaattgataaaatacgAATAAATAAATCAGGATACCTTATAAAAggttaattaattagtttttaaaataaataataacccattaaataataataatattaaaattgaatagcaaataaataaatatttttaaaagaacaAATTTCACCAGTATCTCATCACAATCACATCAGTAAGAAGCAGGACGCTGTTTTGcaggtaattttattttttcctgcAATGAGATAATACGTGTAAAATACACAATTCTAGAGAGAGAAAGCATCAGCACTTTTAGCCTTTAGCTTCAGACACCAGAATATGAATGTACAAACAAAGAATCAATTCATCCAAAGCTGGAGTAAGAGCTGCTACAGAAATACAACAGAGAGAGCTTCATGTCTTGGGGGACTGAACTCAACACCTCCACTCGCCCCCACACTCCGTGTTAACAACTGCCTTAAAATGGTTGCCGAACATCAAAAATCCCAGGAGGAGAGTGGCAGGGACGATTGAGACGAGAGAGTGAAAGAGGATTTAGGAAAGTGTGGGAGTGTTGGGAAACTAAAATCCCAACTCAGAACGCAACAATGAAAAGTCTGATAAGcttttcttgtttttttaaCTATG encodes:
- the LOC110599968 gene encoding CTL-like protein DDB_G0274487 isoform X1, with amino-acid sequence MSDSQTSSSDSDSASVAAIDQNVRRNQRSGSGGQTLAPDLPRRWHDVFWLGIFLIHLIGLGLALAVLGLNRFEKSDRFNIDRFTTGSSGNNRGLTEDYWPMYALAGGVGTVLGWTWLLLLGSRANQMMKISVHILTTYLAVLSVLCFWCEQFFWGVAFAIGAALQFLYVISVIDRLPFTMLVLQKAVKMVWSLPEVMRVAYAFMLVMLLWMGIWSFGAAGVVAASMEEGGRWWLLVVLSVSLFWTGAVLCNTVHVIVSGMVFLVLIHGGREAASMPPNPLVKSLRYAVTTSFGSICYGSLFTAAIRTLRWEIRGLRSKIGRNECLLCCVDFMFHLVETLVRFFNKYAFVQIAVYGKSFNHSARDAWELFQSTGVEAIVAYDCSGAVLLMGTLLSGLITGTCSGVWTHIKWSSDSVTMIGSTAMLMGMVLVGVAMVVVESAVTSIYICYAEDPLLIHRWDAEFFNQLSETLHQRLQYRSDRAREVLTHSRFDNHVQETVSV
- the LOC110599968 gene encoding CTL-like protein DDB_G0274487 isoform X2, whose product is MSDSQTSSSDSDSASVAAIDQNVRRNQRSGSGGQTLAPDLPRRWHDVFWLGIFLIHLIGLGLALAVLGLNRFEKSDRFNIDRFTTGSSGNNRGLTEDYWPMYALAGGVGTVLGWTWLLLLGSRANQMMKISVHILTTYLAVLSVLCFWCEQFFWGVAFAIGAALQFLYVISVIDRLPFTMLVLQKAVKMVWSLPEVMRVAYAFMLVMLLWMGIWSFGAAGVVAASMEEGGRWWLLVVLSVSLFWTGAVLCNTVHVIVSGMVFLVLIHGGREAASMPPNPLVKSLRYAVTTSFGSICYGSLFTAAIRTLRWEIAVYGKSFNHSARDAWELFQSTGVEAIVAYDCSGAVLLMGTLLSGLITGTCSGVWTHIKWSSDSVTMIGSTAMLMGMVLVGVAMVVVESAVTSIYICYAEDPLLIHRWDAEFFNQLSETLHQRLQYRSDRAREVLTHSRFDNHVQETVSV